A genome region from Gammaproteobacteria bacterium includes the following:
- a CDS encoding Asp/Glu racemase, protein MTDYHGHRLRVGLAVPSTNTTVQPECELLRPPGVTNHTGRVSIRQRRITTEKDFLEHVQAMRDGMGDAIDRVCSAQVDHVIMGVALEAFWGGVKQAAELQDGLEQRAGVGISMGSTATVAALRAYGIEKIAVLTPHMPRGDEQVRDYFVEAGFDVLRLIGLKCPSPIEIAYTTGPQMRSALRELDGDDAEAIVQVGTNLPAMDICAQVEPWLGKPVLAINAVTYWDALRRCGIHDRIYGHGRILEEH, encoded by the coding sequence ATGACCGATTACCACGGCCACCGCCTGCGCGTGGGCCTCGCCGTGCCTTCCACGAACACCACGGTGCAGCCCGAGTGCGAACTGCTGCGACCGCCGGGCGTCACCAACCACACCGGCCGGGTGAGCATCCGCCAGCGCAGGATCACGACCGAGAAGGACTTCCTCGAACACGTTCAGGCCATGCGCGACGGCATGGGCGACGCCATCGACCGGGTCTGCTCGGCGCAGGTCGATCACGTCATCATGGGCGTGGCGCTCGAGGCGTTCTGGGGCGGCGTGAAACAGGCGGCGGAACTTCAGGACGGCCTGGAGCAGCGGGCCGGAGTGGGGATCTCGATGGGCTCGACGGCCACCGTCGCGGCGTTGCGGGCGTACGGGATCGAGAAGATCGCGGTGCTGACGCCGCACATGCCGCGCGGCGACGAACAGGTGCGCGACTACTTCGTGGAGGCGGGCTTCGACGTGCTGCGCCTGATCGGACTCAAGTGCCCGTCGCCGATTGAGATCGCTTACACGACGGGACCGCAAATGCGCTCCGCTTTGCGCGAGCTGGACGGCGACGACGCCGAGGCGATCGTGCAGGTCGGGACCAACCTGCCGGCCATGGACATCTGCGCCCAGGTCGAACCCTGGCTGGGCAAGCCGGTGCTGGCGATCAACGCCGTCACCTACTGGGACGCGCTAAGGCGTTGCGGCATCCACGACCGGATCTATGGCCACGGCCGCATCCTGGAAGAGCATTAG
- a CDS encoding MFS transporter, translated as MSESPHSTGGVYRVLGLIPLRLEEGVRSRHVNALYFGAFFSIGLLTFINVQQGYLFTNLGIPQSEWGGLAGRLLLINELVVLATVYLLGTLSDRVGRRVVYALGFSMVGICYVLYPMANAAEHLYLARPIFAIGAACISAMLASVINDYPDEASRSRFQAVAFILNGIGISVVNGLAGRMIGWYKDLGLESVMVGRATFWTAAGVCLVVALVLIVFLKPGAPAQVSKREGIFKTWGVAWRAARNPRVALAYVGALVSRGDLAVVSVFYSLWLRQVGIEQGLSSEDAQERAVLFYIVAQAFAVPWAAIMAPILDRIDRVAGIAIAMFLAACGYLAMPFFPDPISNWMFLGAALIGMGEMCAQLSAIALIGKEAPVRGRGAVIGLFSFFGAVGIMCSGVFGGWLFDNWAAYGPFVMVGCGNVVVFTLALLLLRHESRRRKAQAAGIA; from the coding sequence ATGTCTGAGTCTCCCCACTCCACCGGCGGCGTTTACCGGGTCCTCGGGCTCATTCCCCTGCGCCTCGAGGAAGGGGTGCGCAGCCGCCACGTGAACGCGCTGTACTTCGGCGCGTTCTTCTCCATCGGCCTGCTCACGTTCATCAACGTGCAGCAGGGCTACCTGTTCACGAACCTGGGCATTCCTCAGAGCGAATGGGGCGGGCTGGCCGGCCGACTTCTTCTGATCAACGAACTCGTCGTTCTCGCAACGGTGTACCTGTTGGGAACGCTGTCCGACCGGGTCGGTCGGCGGGTGGTCTACGCGCTGGGCTTCAGCATGGTGGGCATCTGCTACGTGCTCTATCCCATGGCCAACGCGGCCGAGCACCTGTACCTGGCGCGGCCCATATTCGCGATCGGCGCCGCGTGCATTTCCGCCATGCTGGCTTCGGTTATCAACGACTATCCCGACGAGGCCTCGCGCAGCCGGTTCCAGGCGGTGGCCTTCATACTCAACGGGATCGGCATCAGCGTGGTCAACGGGTTGGCCGGCAGGATGATCGGGTGGTACAAGGACCTGGGGCTGGAATCGGTCATGGTGGGGCGGGCCACGTTCTGGACCGCGGCCGGCGTCTGCCTGGTCGTGGCGCTGGTGCTGATCGTTTTCCTCAAGCCGGGGGCGCCGGCCCAGGTTTCGAAACGGGAAGGCATTTTCAAGACCTGGGGCGTGGCGTGGCGGGCGGCGCGCAATCCCCGGGTGGCGCTGGCCTATGTCGGCGCGCTGGTTTCGCGCGGCGATCTGGCCGTGGTGAGCGTGTTCTATTCGCTGTGGCTGCGCCAGGTGGGAATAGAGCAGGGACTGTCCAGCGAGGACGCGCAGGAACGCGCGGTGCTTTTCTACATTGTCGCCCAGGCGTTTGCGGTTCCCTGGGCGGCCATCATGGCGCCGATCCTGGACCGGATCGACCGCGTGGCGGGCATCGCGATCGCCATGTTCCTGGCCGCCTGCGGTTATCTCGCCATGCCGTTCTTCCCCGATCCCATCAGCAACTGGATGTTTCTGGGCGCGGCCCTGATCGGCATGGGCGAAATGTGCGCGCAGCTCTCGGCCATCGCGCTGATCGGCAAGGAAGCGCCGGTGCGCGGCCGCGGCGCGGTGATCGGCCTGTTCAGCTTTTTCGGCGCCGTGGGGATCATGTGTTCCGGAGTCTTCGGCGGCTGGTTGTTCGATAACTGGGCGGCCTACGGTCCCTTCGTGATGGTCGGCTGCGGGAACGTGGTAGTGTTCACGCTCGCGCTGCTGTTGTTGCGGCACGAATCCAGGCGCCGCAAGGCGCAGGCCGCAGGCATCGCCTGA
- a CDS encoding DUF945 domain-containing protein has product MKKSAIAIAVLVLVAAGIVLPAGYFGQVTETTLRERMANMPYGFQMELTDYRRGWFSSTARLEWDPLGGLPMPGLGPQGALPGADAMDLPAGVEKLVSGPIAIDIEIAHGPVFFAVGPGAGLFHARGRVDLGAAASAGDEESADGYLELYVRSFSGATVDNRLEVADAEWDLGTMALKLEGALLEGEWTGPESFQLQRAALGNMNMSVGVAGTGLRFAMSDLESSTEFPQGLESGAILAPSQSTSSVGEILVEQSDGNAVLRMSGMKSEETASPEEDGTYRVDSDITIESMEVLNREFAPIEVRQTAGGFSEDSLLQLLTALGDGIFDASAAPQAPEDGPQEPSATPPAGPPAGPPAAATPPLSRAMQEAIVAFLADGPYTDMNAVLTYQGEHTLRLDLSYSFDKEFAPATLEQVNLLGILSGLDYTLDAEIPIAAAEELFGQGIIQLGLMQGLLQPTETTYTVSLALADGMLNINGRPMPIPLGPPTAVPGMAPPG; this is encoded by the coding sequence ATGAAGAAATCGGCGATCGCAATTGCAGTTCTGGTTCTGGTGGCGGCGGGCATCGTGCTGCCGGCGGGGTACTTCGGCCAGGTAACGGAAACCACGCTCAGGGAACGTATGGCCAACATGCCGTACGGCTTCCAGATGGAGCTGACGGATTACCGGCGGGGCTGGTTTTCTTCCACGGCGCGGCTGGAGTGGGACCCTCTGGGCGGCCTGCCGATGCCAGGCCTGGGTCCGCAGGGCGCGCTGCCGGGCGCTGACGCGATGGATTTGCCGGCAGGCGTCGAGAAGCTGGTTTCGGGGCCGATAGCGATCGATATCGAAATCGCGCACGGACCGGTGTTCTTCGCCGTGGGTCCGGGAGCAGGGCTTTTTCATGCCCGGGGACGGGTCGATTTGGGGGCTGCGGCTTCCGCCGGTGACGAAGAATCGGCGGACGGCTACCTGGAGCTCTACGTGCGTTCATTTTCGGGCGCAACGGTCGACAATCGCCTTGAGGTTGCGGATGCGGAATGGGACCTGGGCACGATGGCGCTCAAGCTGGAGGGTGCGCTGCTGGAAGGCGAGTGGACCGGTCCGGAGTCCTTCCAACTGCAGCGGGCGGCACTCGGCAACATGAACATGAGCGTCGGCGTCGCCGGAACCGGTTTGCGCTTTGCAATGTCGGATCTGGAAAGCAGCACCGAGTTCCCGCAGGGCCTCGAAAGCGGAGCGATACTGGCTCCCTCGCAATCGACCTCCTCGGTCGGCGAGATACTCGTCGAGCAGTCCGACGGCAACGCGGTTCTACGTATGTCCGGCATGAAATCCGAGGAAACGGCATCGCCGGAAGAGGACGGGACCTATCGCGTCGACAGCGACATCACGATTGAGTCGATGGAGGTGCTGAATCGTGAATTTGCGCCGATCGAAGTTCGACAGACGGCCGGCGGTTTCAGCGAGGACTCGCTGTTGCAGCTGCTGACGGCTTTGGGTGACGGCATCTTTGACGCTTCCGCCGCGCCCCAGGCGCCGGAGGACGGCCCGCAAGAGCCGTCAGCGACACCTCCCGCCGGTCCTCCTGCCGGTCCTCCCGCAGCCGCCACTCCGCCACTGAGCCGGGCCATGCAGGAAGCGATCGTCGCATTTCTGGCGGACGGTCCGTACACGGACATGAACGCCGTGCTGACCTACCAGGGGGAGCACACTCTTCGCCTGGACCTGAGCTACTCCTTCGACAAGGAATTCGCTCCGGCCACGCTGGAGCAGGTGAATTTGCTGGGCATTCTTTCCGGCCTGGACTACACGCTGGATGCCGAGATTCCAATTGCGGCCGCCGAAGAACTGTTCGGTCAGGGGATCATCCAGTTGGGGTTGATGCAGGGACTGTTGCAGCCGACCGAAACCACCTATACCGTGAGCCTGGCGCTTGCCGACGGCATGCTCAATATCAATGGTCGGCCAATGCCGATACCGCTGGGGCCTCCCACGGCCGTTCCCGGCATGGCGCCCCCCGGCTAA
- the hutH gene encoding histidine ammonia-lyase: MNASAAAASITLGEQSLGLKAVEAALAGPIRVALHPDAVARCASAHKVLRRAAAGDAAVYGANTGFGRLALERIPADDLRTLQLNLVRSHAAGVGKPLPGVIVRLTMLLKLNSLVAGYAGVSRELLELMARCVNEDILPVVPSQGSVGASGDLAPLAHLALVLVGRGEARYRGRTLSGEQALSQAGLDPVELGPKEGLDLINGTQVSTAQALAGMIEARRNLKAAVVIGALSCDAFRATDAFSDPRLNALKPHPGQVAVARVLRRLWEGSEIRASHLDCDRVQDPYSFRCQPQVMGACLDMVDNARRTLLIEANAVTENPLVFSKQEEVVSGGNFHGQAVAFAADVLALAIAETGSMSERRTAALVTGELSSLPPFLMPDPGLNSGFMLAHVTAAALASENKQMAAPASVDSIPTSANQEDHVSMSAHGSRRLAQMNANAAGILAVEWLAAAAGIDLLRPLRSSEALERIHGLLRAKVPERAADREFAPDIAAARELIEDGVLTELAAELVSGES, encoded by the coding sequence ATGAACGCGAGCGCAGCCGCGGCCTCGATCACGCTCGGCGAACAGTCGCTTGGGCTGAAGGCAGTCGAAGCGGCGCTGGCCGGACCGATTCGCGTGGCGCTGCATCCGGACGCCGTTGCCCGCTGTGCTTCGGCTCACAAGGTGCTGCGGCGGGCCGCGGCCGGCGATGCCGCCGTGTACGGCGCCAACACGGGTTTCGGACGCCTGGCTCTGGAGCGCATTCCCGCGGACGACCTGCGCACGCTGCAGCTCAACCTCGTTCGCTCGCACGCCGCCGGCGTCGGGAAACCTCTGCCCGGCGTGATCGTGCGCCTCACGATGCTGCTCAAGCTGAACAGCCTGGTGGCGGGCTACGCCGGCGTTTCCAGGGAACTCCTGGAATTGATGGCACGGTGCGTCAACGAGGACATCCTGCCGGTCGTGCCTTCGCAGGGTTCCGTGGGCGCCTCGGGAGACCTGGCTCCGCTGGCGCACCTCGCGCTGGTCCTGGTGGGCCGTGGCGAGGCCCGGTATCGCGGCCGCACGCTGTCAGGCGAACAGGCGCTTTCGCAGGCGGGCCTGGACCCGGTCGAACTGGGTCCCAAGGAGGGGCTGGACCTCATCAACGGCACGCAGGTTTCCACGGCCCAGGCGCTGGCCGGCATGATCGAGGCGCGCCGCAACCTGAAGGCGGCCGTGGTGATCGGAGCCCTGTCCTGCGATGCTTTCCGGGCCACCGACGCGTTTTCCGATCCGCGCCTGAACGCGCTCAAGCCGCATCCCGGCCAGGTGGCGGTGGCGCGGGTGCTGCGCCGGCTGTGGGAGGGCAGCGAGATCCGGGCCTCGCATCTGGACTGCGACCGGGTGCAGGACCCGTATTCGTTCCGGTGTCAGCCGCAGGTGATGGGCGCCTGCCTGGACATGGTGGACAACGCTCGGCGCACGCTGCTGATCGAAGCCAACGCGGTGACCGAGAACCCGCTGGTGTTTTCGAAGCAGGAGGAGGTGGTGTCCGGGGGCAATTTCCACGGCCAGGCCGTTGCCTTCGCCGCCGACGTACTGGCGCTGGCGATTGCGGAGACCGGTTCGATGTCGGAACGCCGCACGGCGGCGCTGGTGACCGGCGAGCTCAGCAGCCTGCCGCCGTTCCTGATGCCGGACCCGGGCCTGAACTCCGGATTCATGCTGGCCCACGTCACGGCCGCGGCCCTGGCCAGCGAGAACAAGCAGATGGCGGCGCCGGCCAGCGTCGACAGCATCCCCACTTCCGCCAACCAGGAGGACCACGTGAGCATGTCGGCACACGGTTCGCGCCGGCTGGCGCAAATGAACGCCAACGCTGCGGGAATCCTGGCCGTGGAGTGGCTGGCTGCCGCCGCGGGCATCGACCTGCTGAGGCCGCTGCGTTCGTCGGAGGCGCTGGAGCGGATCCATGGCCTGTTGCGTGCAAAGGTGCCCGAGCGGGCCGCGGACCGCGAGTTCGCCCCAGACATCGCGGCGGCCCGCGAATTGATCGAGGACGGCGTTCTGACGGAGTTGGCCGCCGAACTCGTGTCCGGAGAGAGCTGA
- a CDS encoding MFS transporter, producing the protein MPNGLNLAKGRDMKPDPSGKRLAGLWFVPGLTTTNAWSFLFVSFTTVGLLTAITGVQTNVLSENFGIPARDQGQWISGLVLWTEFVLLAVFGLVGVAADRIGRRQIFAIGLLLMGLSYVFHAYAFEIWQLFGARVLYAVGIGAATGMLATILADYPQEISRGRVVAVSGALTGLGVVLIKLMFGDGARVLVESLGLSEDSVLPLGLFLVAAVAFVTAAVAAWGLQPGTPTTREERPPVKELLTAGVREAIRNPRIAVAYAGAFVARSDLVILGSFLTLWGRFAVESAGLTGAEAQAMSVRPFAVAQTAGLLWIVVLGFLLEKRDRLLALGVAFGVATIGYLGMWFVGDLLSVRSIPFLCLLGAGQISAFWGATTLIGREAPKASRGTVVGAFNLSGVLGILVFVALGGYLYDRYGPEAPFIMVGLANLLVMAAAGSLMLKESRAAAAAQRAEGAA; encoded by the coding sequence ATGCCCAACGGACTCAACTTGGCCAAGGGGCGCGATATGAAGCCGGACCCCTCCGGCAAGCGTCTGGCGGGATTGTGGTTCGTGCCGGGCCTCACGACGACCAACGCGTGGTCGTTCCTGTTCGTTTCGTTTACCACCGTTGGGCTGCTCACCGCGATCACCGGCGTGCAGACCAACGTACTGAGCGAGAACTTCGGCATTCCGGCCAGGGACCAGGGGCAATGGATCAGCGGCCTGGTCCTGTGGACGGAATTCGTGCTGCTGGCCGTGTTCGGCCTCGTGGGCGTGGCCGCGGACCGCATCGGGCGCCGCCAGATCTTCGCGATCGGGCTGCTTCTCATGGGCCTGAGTTACGTCTTTCATGCCTACGCCTTCGAGATCTGGCAACTGTTCGGAGCGCGCGTTCTCTATGCGGTGGGCATAGGCGCGGCCACCGGCATGCTGGCCACCATACTGGCCGACTATCCGCAAGAAATCTCGCGGGGCCGCGTGGTGGCGGTCAGCGGCGCGCTCACCGGCCTGGGGGTGGTGCTCATCAAGCTGATGTTCGGCGACGGCGCGCGGGTGCTGGTGGAGAGCCTGGGCCTGTCCGAAGACTCGGTGCTGCCCCTGGGGCTGTTCCTGGTCGCGGCGGTCGCTTTCGTGACGGCCGCAGTGGCGGCGTGGGGCCTGCAGCCCGGCACGCCGACCACGCGCGAGGAGCGCCCGCCGGTGAAGGAATTGCTTACCGCGGGCGTGCGCGAGGCGATCAGAAATCCTCGCATCGCCGTGGCCTACGCGGGCGCCTTCGTGGCCCGCAGCGACCTCGTGATCCTGGGCAGTTTCCTGACCCTGTGGGGACGATTCGCGGTCGAGAGCGCGGGGCTTACGGGAGCCGAGGCCCAGGCCATGAGCGTGCGCCCGTTTGCCGTCGCCCAGACCGCCGGCCTGCTCTGGATCGTCGTGCTGGGCTTCCTGCTGGAGAAGCGCGACCGGCTCCTGGCGCTGGGGGTGGCCTTCGGGGTTGCGACGATCGGTTACCTGGGAATGTGGTTCGTCGGCGACCTGCTTTCGGTCAGATCGATTCCGTTTTTATGCTTGCTGGGCGCGGGACAGATCAGCGCTTTCTGGGGCGCCACCACGCTGATCGGACGCGAGGCGCCGAAGGCCTCGCGCGGCACGGTCGTCGGCGCCTTCAACCTGAGCGGAGTGCTCGGCATTCTGGTCTTCGTGGCGCTGGGCGGATACCTGTATGACCGGTACGGACCGGAGGCCCCGTTCATCATGGTGGGCCTGGCCAACCTGCTGGTCATGGCGGCCGCCGGAAGTCTGATGCTCAAGGAATCGCGCGCCGC
- a CDS encoding DUF1838 domain-containing protein, translated as MQSKRREFIKGFGAVGAFGAAALSMGACGDVNVTINDNGDENGEPSGAKDYLSGPYVDLSTGEGNKIAYARTQGNLDESVQKTGWFKGYVMGVRPGEAIRDLFGFAGFGVSRLQQNEDGSIAKILREVGYYTDLKTGEVLEEWHNPYTSETVPVVPIANDPFNYVISDHFPEPPRFGGLNEEVPPKIPFILPWQQRGDRVDMEIHIHLYYPNALDPAKWVRESTGSMVQVSEFFAFHLDGAQLQNPDKTSLPYHGVWNRTTPWLPWMLMGQSPGFCQYAAFMGAGEDLEQVHDRALLDYAEKHHPKYFNAPETYDPDEASLSSLEWYAIERTPAPPKQET; from the coding sequence ATGCAATCGAAACGTCGGGAATTCATCAAGGGCTTCGGGGCCGTGGGGGCCTTCGGCGCAGCGGCGCTGAGCATGGGCGCCTGCGGCGACGTCAACGTCACCATCAACGACAATGGCGATGAGAACGGCGAACCGTCCGGCGCGAAGGACTACCTCAGCGGCCCGTACGTGGACCTGAGCACCGGCGAAGGCAACAAGATCGCCTATGCCCGCACCCAGGGCAATCTCGACGAGAGCGTCCAGAAGACGGGCTGGTTCAAGGGCTACGTGATGGGCGTGCGCCCCGGCGAGGCGATCCGCGACCTGTTCGGCTTTGCCGGCTTCGGCGTGTCGCGCCTGCAACAGAACGAAGACGGTTCGATCGCCAAGATACTGCGCGAGGTGGGCTACTACACCGACCTCAAGACCGGCGAGGTGCTGGAGGAGTGGCACAACCCCTACACCAGCGAGACCGTGCCCGTGGTGCCGATCGCCAACGATCCGTTCAACTACGTGATCAGCGATCACTTTCCCGAACCGCCGCGGTTCGGCGGACTCAACGAGGAAGTGCCGCCGAAGATTCCCTTCATTCTGCCGTGGCAGCAGCGCGGCGACCGGGTAGACATGGAGATCCATATCCACCTCTACTATCCGAACGCACTGGATCCGGCGAAATGGGTGCGCGAGTCGACGGGTTCGATGGTGCAGGTATCGGAGTTCTTCGCATTCCACCTGGATGGTGCCCAACTGCAGAATCCCGACAAGACCTCGTTGCCGTACCACGGGGTCTGGAACCGCACGACGCCGTGGCTGCCGTGGATGCTGATGGGCCAGTCGCCGGGCTTCTGCCAGTACGCCGCCTTCATGGGCGCCGGAGAGGATCTCGAACAGGTGCATGACCGGGCGCTGCTCGACTACGCCGAGAAGCACCATCCCAAGTACTTCAACGCGCCGGAGACCTACGATCCGGACGAGGCCAGCCTGTCCAGCCTCGAGTGGTACGCGATCGAGCGCACGCCCGCGCCGCCGAAGCAGGAGACCTAG
- a CDS encoding formimidoylglutamate deiminase, with product MKELLFSKMLTDKGWSRNVLVEIDSQGMIRRIDADMNGAQAQMIGGVAIPGVPNAHSHAHQRLLAGLAETGAGRDSFLRWRELMYRIVERIDPDRFQAVAALAYMEMLKSGYTSVAEFHYLHHDAGGSPYAEPAEMGLRCIAAAEDAGIALTLLPSLYAYGGFGQAPTGVGQARFVCDSGGYMEIYSALAKAVEERTEVRLGFAPHSLRAVDEPLLYEVLAGVRQADPDAPVHMHVAEQRSEVDECLVWCGASPVQRLLDSVAVDAHWNLVHATHMSDSERSALAATQASVVLCPTTEANLGDGAFPARKWLDLEGRFSIGSDSQITISPTDELRLLEYAQRLASESRNVLADESGGSLGRALLEGALKGGASALGQRCGILEEGARADIVVLDSEHPALIARDGDEVLDSWIFAGGAACVRDVFVGGRQVVSGGRHVNGPEIVARYREAARALLQ from the coding sequence ATGAAAGAGTTGCTGTTCTCAAAGATGCTGACTGACAAGGGCTGGAGCCGGAATGTCCTCGTCGAGATCGACTCCCAGGGAATGATCCGGCGCATTGATGCGGACATGAACGGCGCACAGGCACAGATGATCGGCGGCGTGGCCATACCCGGAGTGCCGAACGCGCACTCGCATGCGCACCAGCGGCTGCTGGCCGGATTGGCGGAAACGGGAGCCGGGCGCGACAGTTTTTTGCGGTGGCGCGAACTCATGTACCGCATCGTGGAAAGGATCGATCCGGACCGCTTCCAGGCGGTGGCGGCGCTGGCCTACATGGAGATGCTCAAGAGCGGCTATACCTCGGTGGCGGAGTTTCACTACCTGCACCACGATGCCGGCGGCTCGCCGTACGCCGAGCCGGCCGAAATGGGGCTGCGCTGCATCGCCGCGGCCGAAGACGCAGGGATCGCGCTGACGCTGCTGCCCAGCCTCTATGCCTACGGCGGCTTCGGCCAGGCGCCCACGGGCGTCGGGCAGGCGCGTTTCGTCTGCGATTCCGGCGGCTATATGGAAATCTACTCGGCGCTTGCGAAAGCGGTCGAAGAGCGGACCGAAGTGCGCCTTGGTTTTGCGCCGCATTCGTTGCGCGCGGTCGACGAGCCGTTGCTGTATGAAGTGCTCGCGGGCGTGCGTCAGGCCGACCCCGACGCCCCGGTCCACATGCATGTCGCCGAGCAGCGCTCGGAAGTGGACGAGTGCCTGGTCTGGTGCGGCGCTTCACCGGTGCAGCGACTGCTGGACAGCGTTGCGGTTGACGCACACTGGAACCTGGTTCACGCTACCCACATGAGCGATTCCGAACGGAGCGCGCTCGCGGCCACACAGGCTTCCGTCGTCTTGTGTCCGACCACGGAAGCCAACCTGGGCGACGGCGCCTTCCCGGCCCGCAAATGGCTGGACCTGGAGGGCCGGTTCTCCATCGGGTCCGACAGTCAGATCACGATCTCTCCCACGGATGAACTGCGGCTGCTCGAATATGCGCAGCGACTGGCCTCGGAGTCCCGGAACGTATTGGCGGACGAGTCCGGCGGCTCCCTGGGCAGGGCCCTGCTGGAAGGCGCGCTGAAGGGCGGTGCGTCCGCCCTCGGGCAGCGATGCGGCATCCTGGAAGAAGGCGCGCGCGCCGACATCGTGGTGCTCGACAGCGAGCACCCCGCTCTGATTGCCCGCGACGGCGACGAGGTCCTTGATTCCTGGATCTTCGCGGGCGGCGCGGCCTGTGTGCGCGACGTCTTCGTTGGCGGCCGGCAGGTCGTGAGCGGCGGCAGGCACGTCAACGGGCCTGAAATCGTGGCCCGCTATCGCGAAGCGGCCAGAGCACTGTTGCAATGA
- the hutG gene encoding N-formylglutamate deformylase: MDGLYSCTRGGSALVLSIPHSGRRVPGPIAARMTPEARELPDTDWRVDELYDFALGLGATAVRANYSRYVVDLNRPPDGASLYPGQVATGLCPATRFDGGAVYAPGREPDDAEIERRRMKYWQPWHDRLEAELERVRGQHGKAVLYDCHSIAPVVPRLFAGRLPALNMGTNRGRSCARALQERVVAVLAGSGYEFAVNGRFIGGFITRRYGQPGRDLHALQMEIAQDAYMAGAAPETYSRSRAARLRSCLRQILEVVLEWADSLQSANSNKGET; this comes from the coding sequence GTGGACGGGCTGTACTCCTGCACCCGCGGCGGCTCGGCGCTGGTGCTGTCGATTCCGCACTCGGGAAGGCGGGTGCCCGGTCCGATTGCGGCGCGCATGACCCCCGAGGCTCGGGAACTGCCCGATACCGATTGGCGCGTGGACGAACTCTACGACTTTGCGCTGGGCCTCGGCGCAACGGCAGTCCGCGCCAACTACAGCCGCTACGTGGTGGATCTGAACCGGCCGCCGGACGGCGCCTCGCTGTATCCGGGGCAGGTTGCGACCGGCCTTTGCCCGGCCACGCGCTTTGACGGAGGGGCGGTCTACGCGCCGGGGCGGGAACCCGACGACGCGGAGATCGAGCGCAGGCGCATGAAGTATTGGCAGCCCTGGCACGACCGGCTCGAAGCGGAACTCGAACGGGTTCGCGGGCAGCATGGCAAGGCCGTCCTGTACGACTGTCATTCGATTGCGCCGGTTGTACCCCGGCTATTCGCGGGCCGCCTGCCGGCGCTGAATATGGGCACGAACCGGGGGCGGAGTTGCGCACGCGCGCTGCAGGAGCGCGTGGTCGCCGTGCTTGCGGGAAGCGGGTATGAATTCGCGGTGAACGGCCGCTTCATCGGCGGTTTCATCACGCGCCGGTACGGGCAGCCGGGGCGGGACCTGCACGCGCTGCAGATGGAAATCGCCCAGGACGCGTATATGGCCGGCGCCGCTCCGGAGACCTACAGCCGGAGCAGGGCGGCCAGGCTGCGTTCCTGCCTGCGGCAAATCCTGGAGGTCGTCCTGGAGTGGGCCGATTCGCTACAATCCGCGAACTCGAACAAGGGAGAAACGTGA
- a CDS encoding DUF1838 domain-containing protein has protein sequence MQKNRREIIQSFGAVGALGAAALAFGQAPRRAVAAEGDSGAATDYLSGPYLDLRTPGGNQIGYARLSSDLDESKQRYGWFKGYVMGVRPGEAIRDLFGFAGFGASRLETQPDGAIAKVLREVGYYTDLRSGEILEEWHNPYLDETVKPVPIANDPFNMVIRDHFSRPPQFGGLNEADVRPVEPFILPWRQLGERLQMERHIHLHYPSALDPEVWVRESSGERVRVSEFFAYSLNGADMQNPELTALPSHGVWNRTTPWLPWMLMGQAEGHCQYACFMGSGEDLEMIHDRALLDYTEKHYAKYFSAPETYSPDTPSLSSLEMYEIEQTPAPPKQGT, from the coding sequence ATGCAAAAGAATCGTCGTGAAATCATCCAGAGCTTCGGCGCGGTAGGAGCCCTCGGGGCTGCCGCGCTCGCATTCGGCCAGGCGCCGCGCAGGGCGGTTGCCGCCGAAGGCGACTCCGGCGCCGCCACCGACTATCTGAGCGGCCCCTACCTGGACCTGCGCACCCCGGGGGGCAATCAGATCGGATATGCCCGCCTGTCCAGCGACCTGGACGAGAGCAAGCAGCGCTACGGCTGGTTCAAGGGTTACGTGATGGGCGTGCGCCCCGGCGAGGCGATCCGCGACCTGTTCGGGTTCGCCGGGTTCGGCGCATCGCGCCTGGAGACCCAGCCGGACGGCGCCATCGCCAAGGTGCTGCGCGAGGTGGGCTACTACACCGACTTGCGCAGCGGCGAGATCCTCGAGGAGTGGCACAACCCCTATCTCGACGAGACCGTGAAACCGGTACCGATCGCCAACGATCCCTTCAATATGGTGATCAGGGACCACTTTTCGCGGCCGCCGCAGTTCGGCGGCCTGAACGAGGCCGACGTGCGCCCGGTGGAGCCGTTCATATTGCCCTGGCGGCAACTGGGGGAACGGTTGCAGATGGAGCGCCATATCCATCTCCACTACCCCAGCGCGCTCGATCCCGAAGTGTGGGTGCGCGAGTCATCGGGCGAAAGGGTCCGGGTATCGGAGTTCTTCGCCTATTCCCTGAACGGCGCCGACATGCAGAACCCCGAACTCACCGCGCTTCCGTCACACGGTGTCTGGAACCGCACGACGCCCTGGCTGCCCTGGATGCTGATGGGCCAGGCCGAGGGTCACTGCCAGTACGCCTGCTTCATGGGGTCGGGCGAGGACCTGGAGATGATCCACGACCGGGCGCTTCTGGATTACACCGAGAAGCACTATGCGAAGTACTTCTCCGCGCCGGAGACCTATTCTCCGGACACGCCCAGCCTGTCCAGCCTGGAAATGTACGAAATCGAGCAGACGCCGGCCCCGCCGAAGCAGGGAACCTGA